The Mytilus galloprovincialis chromosome 3, xbMytGall1.hap1.1, whole genome shotgun sequence genomic interval tatagttgttaatgtctgtgtcattttggtctcttgaggacagttgtctcattggcaatcataccacatcttcttttttatatagacgtTAAACTACTAATGATCAATCATGGTGAAATACCTttaccaaaaaactttaacctgaaaatatattgattttgtatCATTCTAATTAAAACTTCAGTGAGCAAAGAGAGCAGTGTAAAAATTGTAGCTTTTAAAATTTATGCAAAATTATGTTTTGACTGCAATTTTATGGTTCACAGAACATGGAGGTATGATAGCGCGAGAGGGCATATATgagttttgtttttatgtaataTGAATTGAattttgttgaataaaaatcttttttaacCTTTGATTACAggttattcaatatttataataactGGAAATTTACCTGAATGTGAAGCTGATTCTTTATTAAAAGTTATTCCAGCAAACCAACCAATAAAACCCAAACTTATTAATgagaaaaacattaaaaagaaagttacagattctgatgttaaacaAGCCCTTGAGGCTAGCAAGCAAGATATTGATGCAGATGATAAAATTTTACAGGAAACGCTGAAAAAAAGCATGGAAGGTAaaataaagttcttttttttttataattttctgtattttcatactatataaaaatatgaagatgttgtatgattgccaatgagacaactctccataagaccAAATAACATTGATTTAAAACTTAAGGTAACTGTAgaactttcaacaatgagcaaaccctaTACTGTATAGTcatatatttttctattgtaaCTAAATACCCTAATTAAAGTGACAgaacatattttttatcaaatagttATGTCATAATTGCAGTGGCTTTATTAATTAATGTTGATTTCAAGAAGCAAATCCCCCATTAACACACAGAGGAACTTATCAAACAAAGAATAGAAAAAGTGAACATTAAATATTGTTAGGAAAAAATagaatacatattctttaaatcagtttaattgaagtctggagctggcatgttagttaactgctagtagtttgttgttatttatgtattattgtcattttgtttattttctttggttacatcttctgacatcagactaggactactcttgaactgaattttaatgttcgtattgttatgcgtttacttttctacattggctagaggtaaaggaggagggttgagatctcataaacatgtttaaccctgccgcatttttgcgcctgtcccatgtcaggagcctctggcctttgttagtcttgtattatttttaattttagtttcttgtgtacaatttggagtttagtatggcgttcattatcactgaactagtatacatatttgtttaggggccagctgaaggacgcctccgggtgcgggaatttctctctgcattgaagacctgttggtgacctgttagtgaccttctgctgttgtctgttctatggtcgggttgttgtctcctttgacacattccccatttctattctcaattttatctagaTATTAATGAGTTGCTTTATTGCTTTGATTTATTGTTGGGTTGAGTGCCAACACGTGTAACAGAATAATGAAATTCAATTCCAAATCTATAGAATGTATTACATCACTTTCTTCATCTTAGTGAAAAATCAAATGTGCTTATGtttgttttagaaaaatttgtgtttatataataaaaataatttttttttgcattttaggaTATTTTTATGATGAAACATTGCCAAATAGTAGTTCAAATAGTACTGGTGCCAAAGAAACAGAAGATAAACCCATAGTTACTCCATCTCATGAAGAAATAAGATCAAAGAGACTTGCTTTTTTATCAAAGCTTGAAAGCTCATCTTCAGATAAACCTGATGCCAATCAGACTGACAGTGAAAAATGCAATGGATGTGATGTACTTCAAAAGGAACAAAAAGTTAATGGTCCAGAAACTAGTGGTAAGCAGGGATTATATgattatatactagtattaaaaAAGGTTCAAAGGAATACCGGTACATGATAGGTTGAACTGAAACAAAACACTGGAGATTTttcaataaatcatttaaaattttataagtacTGTCAgttcaacatttatttttatgatgACTGCAAGATACAGACAGTTGTAAGgtattatgaatattttttgaggaaaaatgtaaaagaaaagatAAATTTTGGAATGATGACACAGGAACTGCTGATTGTGTTTGAAGCCAAAACTTAAATTTGAACTTAAGATTGATGTTCTGGTTTTCTCTCAAAAATAGATCAAACAAACACTTTTAAAACTTTGTAAAGCAAAATACCCTCATTATATTGAATAACGTTTGTACAACACAACATACACATgtgttgctgtcttattgacataTACCTTTCATCTCTATTTGTTTATACTCAATAATGATTTGAAGAAATGTCAATGTAAGCTGTAGCTATTTCATACAATACAATGGAATAATTATCAATGAAAAAACAGTATAGTTATAAAATCAGTGCTGTTTCATTTAATGCACGTGTGGATTGATGTTTATTGTGTAGCAGATAAACATGTATCATTTCAATCATTTGAATAAACCTATGATTTGTAAGTAAACTTTAAATGAGTAAGAAGAAAACTACAACAGGAATAATAGTTATGAATTAAGAGTTATACAAATCTATTTTTCAGATGAGGGAAATGATGAGGATATGTTAAAACAAGCTATTGCAATGTCTATGGAAGGACTTGGATGACACACACAGATGTGTTTAGCAGAAAAAGATCTACTGTGCCATCATTCTGTGAAACTACACAGGCATTAAAAGCTGCTTTATACATTTAGTATTAAACCTCAAGTCTTTCAAAATCCAAAAGTGCTCCTTGTAGTGATATTTCTTTTCGATATTtgtcataaaaacaaaatagttaaaatattgaaacaaatattaGTTGATAGTAATGTATGTAGCTAGTTGATGGTAAACAGAGGATGAAAGATTTCATACACTAAAgcaaattatattttcattttgcttACTTATGTCAACATTTATATAAATCATTGAGTTTCTGGTTTGAAATTGTGATAATATGCTGGATTGATGGAGGGATGGACATATTACTTCTCATTGAACCATatattttaaattctttattgaACTTTGAATGTGTAATTGAACTCTGCCATTTTCAAACCTTAACTGTTGGTATAGTCagataatttatcaaaatttgttcCTCAAAAAAAGGAATAAGGTTGGAGATCActctatatattttttgtcatatcTGCAAACATGATTTTGAATGACATACTGTAAtactaaaattttttttttttaaatatttaataaaaatgcaAATGAGCGAAATAAGTAGCTTTTTACCAATTCTTAGATTTTTAGAACAATGTGATTTTGCATGCTTCATTAATTTCAAGATCATAATTTCCAATATGCGAAATTGTACTTAAAGAGTTACCTCCCTTAAGCTTTGTTATTGAAATCCAGCATCCCAAATAGTTTGAATTTCTTTGGTGCTCAACAATAATATTACAGTAAGATCATTTGACTAAGGATGACtaaatcatttttacaaaatgGCCAGATCTGATGGAAACTATTTCAAGGCATTAGGAaatgttaaaaagtcataacaatGCAAAAGAAATATTTGAGGATAGTGAATTCTAAAGATATTACTTTGGTAAACGTATCATATATGAAAAGCTAAAATGATATTATGTAAATTGTTAGCTTATCTGGTCTGAAAGTTAAACTTATTctttaatttatcatttatacATGTAAAGGATTAAATTGACTCCTGTATCTAAAATGGAAATGACAAATCAGAATGGTTAGTTTGAAGGACTTTccataacatttgaaaaaatagaaTTCAATTACTTGAAAGGAATTTACATATGAATGCATTGATGGGCATTGAGGTTTGAAAACAGTTATGAAGGAAATGATATGCTTggatttgttatattttgttttagtatTACAGTTCAAACAAAGATAATAAAACATGAATTGTACAAGTGTTGAGGTATCTTTCTTTCAGTATTAAGTTTTTCTTGAAAGTAACTGTCATAACAATTTCATTGATTATAACAACTACATGATGAATAAATTAACAACATTTTCTGGAAGATGATATACAATTTTCTCAATATTTCATGTGTTGCTTATTGCTTAGATTAAATGTTAAGAAAGGTAAGATTTTCTATTTTTCACGTTTACTTGGTTGGTCTGTTAGCTTCATACACAAAAGAAACTTACCGTATACCTCCATGATTCACATAATTAACTGAATCTCATTTCTTAATtctcaaattatttttgtttttgctttaatATCTCTATAGCAATCTTTGATACATGCATACAGATGAAGGGCATTCTAAGCTGAGCGTAACAACTGGTTCTATGTTGCCAAACATACATGGCATATATGTTTTACAATGGTAAAAGAGTACCTCATGTTATAATTCTCAATGTctgaaatgtatatatgtttgcatattttttttttaatttaataaaaatcttaactttAGCTTTGTGTTTTTCTGTTCAGTCCATCTAATCTAGATGTCAATATATCATAGATGTTGTACTTGATCTGTCTTATAGTCTAATAGGATATATAATTTCAATCAGTTGAATTTAAGAATTAagaatgaaattattttcttctgaatTGTCTGCCAATAGGTGGAGTTTCTAGGTTATGTGTTTTTATCTGATTTGGCGGTTAAATCATACAGCACAACATTGATCTGTCTGTAATATGTCAGTACGGACAGTTTTcccttgacctcaacctcatttcatggatcagtgaacaaggttaagttttggtgatcAAGTCCATAACTCAGATACTATAGGCAAAATGACTAGTATATTTGGTGGATTGAaggattgtaagatgtacatgtccaactggcagttgtcatctgaccttgacctcattttcacattTCATTGCTCAATgtgaagtttttgtgttttgtcagtttttcttaaaactatgatcaataagcaatagatcaagtatatttgttgtatggaaggattgtaagctgtatatgtctgcctgacatggttcatctgaccctgaccactttttcatggttcattggtaaatgtttagttttcttgggtTAAGTccgtttcttagaaactataagcaataggtctactatatatAGTGTATtgaagcaataggtcaactatatatagtgtattgaatgattgtaaggtgtacatgtatttctcattTGGTTTAcatgaccatgacctcattttcttggatcatgttaagtttatgtgatagttgtaaaatatcgtgagcctaattccatcaattggaaatacaattttgatggactcagtccaggattatgccaggcaatgggctaagcgcgagaaggaagacgtaaaCACTCTTcaaatggattaaggcagtgaggtcgttgatacaaatcagaattaagaaactgaatgggtctatcaatgcccatgctacgtcaatctttaaagacccaaatgttgtaaaacacttatcctaccttcatcataaatatgttgttgtccccgcagataaagccccaaacaacatcgtttttgtgtgtaaaactcattacattaactgcttgataaacgaattagatattgacaattcacttgcaAACtgaacatataccctcacgacatttaccaaagaggaaatcctggataatcataggtctgttatatgttcctttggaatttcaacaatagatgaagaactggatcttccatcactgtattggatacctaaactacataagtgtccttacaaacaacggtatattgctgggtcttccaagtgctccacgaaacctctttctaaattattaacatccattttatcagcaatcatagaggtggcgtgaatcagatgtggatacttaaaaattccaaagatcttttagagtacatacaatctaactctctttcatcttgtaatagtatttaaaaaaacatatgacttttctactctttacacaagtattccacattccaaactaagagacaaattgaaagagttggtattgctttgcttcacaaaaaagaatggccaacgtagatacaagtatcttgtcttagggagggataaatcctactttgtaaaggatcactctgattcaaacaaaaaattctctgaaactgatattatcaagatgcttgatttcttgattgacaacatatttgttacgtcggaggacgtgtttttcaacagactgtcggcattccaatgggaataAATTGTGCCCcttttcttgccgacttgtttctttattattatgaggctgacttcatacagaaacttcttaggaagaaagataagaagttagcaatatcctttaactcttctttccgctatatagatgatgttctttcactaaattattcagaatttggtgactatgtttaacgcatctatcccatcgagctagagataaaggatacaactgATACAATTGATGCAATATTCCCGTGATtgcatttcatatcatgattttcttgataaagggttgctgctcacaaggaagctattaaaccaagagttccaaatggtgaagttgaaatcatcacttcgtaaattttacggacgccatcacgagttggttgaccgttatggaataaccgtttcacaaatgatatcggatatgttccttacgtcgtaactacaatccttttccctttcatgaatatgatctaccgaattagactatttaccgggtttggaATCAcattaggtagcactccacagttagatgtgtagtttcgcattttggcccctgtggatttttcaaaaatgagagctagtgtgcaataaaattcatttttggatagctgagtattaaaatagcctttgtattgggtttatatgaacatcaagattatgtaatgtatgtaatataggctgttttctgtatgacagtccgtatttgcatgtccctaccatacattggtccggcaattattgtaatgtttttttccaactttttatcgcacgaactttgtgattggatttcacgaaaaaaagaggcgaaagacacccattttttatttgatcattaggaagatttatgaaaacagtttctaaaaaggtatcactcaaaggcattgaaattctagtttgatccaaattttggggggatatgtgacatgtcaacccccctttttgcaatattttatggtaaataattgcagaatgttgccatggatacacataaaagaaattatttttcactcttaacttttgaaaatcaaatctatggaatatactgattacatacatatgcacatgtacaacacaaacagttaggttaatgtattagaaatccaggaataggagatgataaaacattttgtggctcatttttaattttattttctaactgtggagtgctaccttatggcacatcagaaagcacagaaaagcactttttaagataaaatttaccacaaatctttagtcttttatgttcttgttttagttctgaaggtaaaaaacctgctaggaatgcaatttatgtttattttattgtttactgtccttagcaaccaaatgtacacattttgacacttagacatgttgcggtctcaaatttgtactccattagcttcgccattgtaaccaaagatttcgctttatatgatatcctcagaatgtatcgctttatatttttgaatgcgaataagtcgaataaacatttttagcaggattttatattataatttggcattaattaaatttaatgatgcctgtactgctagaaatttataccctgcttgagagcttctaaa includes:
- the LOC143068211 gene encoding ataxin-3-like; the protein is MDTIFHEQQEGSLCAQHCLNALIQGQYFSPVDLAEIAQQLDESEREQMAVGGIQTEEYKRFMEQPSNNFDDSGFFSIQVIEKGLSVWGLHLLPYNSQDPIAATARTNPVEMNAYICNFREHWLAIRKLGYQWFNLNSLLTGPELISDTYLSLFLTQLQQEGYSIFIITGNLPECEADSLLKVIPANQPIKPKLINEKNIKKKVTDSDVKQALEASKQDIDADDKILQETLKKSMEGYFYDETLPNSSSNSTGAKETEDKPIVTPSHEEIRSKRLAFLSKLESSSSDKPDANQTDSEKCNGCDVLQKEQKVNGPETSDEGNDEDMLKQAIAMSMEGLG